One Actinomycetota bacterium genomic region harbors:
- a CDS encoding P-II family nitrogen regulator has protein sequence MKLVVAIIKPFKLDEVKEALRSIGVNGLTTTDVQGFGRQRGHTEVYRGAEYQVDFVPKVKIEVMAHDDQVDQVVDAILKTARTGKIGDGKIFVLPAEQVFRIRTGERGPDAI, from the coding sequence GTGAAGCTCGTCGTCGCCATCATCAAGCCGTTCAAGCTGGACGAGGTGAAGGAGGCCCTCCGGAGCATCGGGGTGAACGGCCTCACCACCACCGACGTCCAGGGGTTCGGGCGGCAGCGCGGCCACACGGAGGTGTATCGCGGGGCGGAGTACCAGGTCGACTTCGTGCCGAAGGTCAAGATCGAGGTGATGGCGCACGACGACCAGGTCGACCAGGTCGTCGACGCCATCCTGAAGACGGCCCGAACCGGCAAGATCGGCGACGGGAAGATCTTCGTCCTGCCCGCCGAGCAGGTGTTCCGGATCCGAACAGGTGAACGGGGCCCGGACGCCATCTGA
- a CDS encoding ammonium transporter — MLASTALVMFMTPGLAFFYGGLVRAKNVLATVMQSFIALAVVSVVWSLIGYTLAFGPDKATLIGGLKYWGLHGVGAAPSPWASTIPATVFMAFQLMFAIITPALITGAFAERMKFSGWLVVLTLWSILVYSPLAHWVWGGGFLGTAHLGAIDFAGGTVVHINAGVAALACALYLGERKGYGEQAFVPHNVPFVVLGAAILWFGWFGFNAGSALTSGGLAGSAFVTTHLATAAAVLGWIIPEWIKHGKATTVGAASGAVAGLVAITPASGFVGPMSSLAIGFAAGVVCFFAVNLKSRFRYDDSLDVVGVHMVGGIIGALLTGVFADAAINGFSGGLGQLGKQAVAVLVTLCYSFGVTWLILKVADMTVGLRVTEEEELAGLDLSQHSEVGYTYTDRGGHVVQSPVAEAAAITREAAAPELEGAAE; from the coding sequence ATGCTGGCGTCCACCGCCCTGGTCATGTTCATGACCCCGGGCCTGGCGTTCTTCTACGGGGGCCTGGTCCGGGCCAAGAACGTCCTGGCCACCGTGATGCAGTCGTTCATCGCGCTGGCCGTGGTCAGCGTGGTGTGGTCCCTGATCGGGTACACGCTCGCGTTCGGACCCGACAAGGCGACCCTGATCGGGGGCCTCAAGTACTGGGGCCTGCACGGTGTCGGCGCGGCCCCCTCGCCGTGGGCCTCCACCATCCCCGCCACGGTGTTCATGGCCTTCCAGCTGATGTTCGCCATCATCACCCCGGCCCTGATCACCGGCGCGTTCGCCGAACGCATGAAGTTCTCGGGATGGCTCGTGGTGCTGACGCTGTGGTCGATCCTGGTGTACTCGCCGCTCGCGCACTGGGTGTGGGGTGGCGGGTTCCTGGGAACGGCGCACCTGGGGGCGATCGACTTCGCCGGCGGGACCGTGGTCCACATCAACGCCGGCGTGGCCGCGCTGGCCTGCGCCCTGTACCTGGGGGAGCGAAAGGGATACGGCGAGCAGGCGTTCGTCCCGCATAACGTCCCGTTCGTGGTGCTGGGCGCGGCCATCCTGTGGTTCGGGTGGTTCGGGTTCAACGCGGGGAGCGCACTGACCTCGGGCGGCCTGGCCGGAAGCGCCTTCGTGACCACACACCTTGCCACGGCAGCCGCCGTCCTCGGGTGGATCATCCCCGAGTGGATCAAGCACGGGAAGGCCACCACGGTGGGCGCGGCGTCGGGCGCCGTGGCCGGGCTCGTCGCCATCACGCCGGCGTCGGGGTTCGTCGGGCCGATGAGCTCCCTCGCCATCGGGTTCGCCGCGGGCGTGGTGTGCTTCTTCGCCGTCAACCTGAAGTCCCGGTTCCGCTACGACGACTCGCTGGACGTGGTCGGGGTCCACATGGTGGGCGGGATCATCGGGGCCCTGTTGACGGGCGTGTTCGCGGACGCCGCCATCAACGGGTTCTCGGGTGGCCTGGGCCAGCTCGGCAAGCAGGCCGTGGCGGTGCTGGTGACGCTGTGCTACTCCTTCGGGGTCACGTGGCTGATCCTGAAGGTGGCCGACATGACGGTGGGCCTTCGGGTCACCGAGGAGGAGGAGTTGGCCGGGCTCGACCTCTCGCAGCACTCCGAGGTGGGCTACACCTACACCGACCGTGGTGGCCACGTGGTCCAATCGCCGGTGGCTGAGGCGGCGGCGATCACGAGAGAAGCCGCCGCGCCGGAGCTGGAAGGAGCGGCCGAGTGA
- a CDS encoding DUF2127 domain-containing protein, with translation MPHTTPRRTHFGWHPETFVCARRGHVTPAAGVERLRPEDAGLGVDLPDGRRFVRCTRCDVWIDGHPPTVPEREVLPPLSELSVPRRGRPLRDAIVLRLIAIDRGVHSVIFAILAVLVILVELNFASLRSQIERIVTDVTGQTGQGASQGAIVRDLSKFLHIQKGTLTLLFATATAYAVVEGIEAVGLWRERRWAEYLTAVATAGFLPFEVHELIKRVTVLRVGALVLNVAILVWLVWRKRLFGARGGPKEEERPDPVELFSPPAPATASSSTG, from the coding sequence TTGCCGCACACGACGCCGCGCCGCACCCACTTCGGGTGGCATCCGGAGACGTTCGTGTGCGCGCGGCGCGGGCACGTCACGCCGGCCGCCGGGGTCGAGCGGCTTCGGCCCGAGGACGCCGGGCTGGGTGTCGACCTCCCGGACGGCCGCCGGTTCGTCCGCTGCACGCGCTGCGACGTCTGGATCGACGGCCATCCGCCCACCGTCCCGGAGCGGGAGGTGCTCCCCCCGCTGAGCGAGCTCTCGGTGCCACGGCGGGGCCGTCCCCTCCGCGACGCCATCGTGCTGCGCCTGATCGCGATCGACCGCGGCGTGCACAGCGTGATCTTCGCCATCCTCGCCGTGCTGGTGATCCTGGTGGAGCTGAATTTCGCGTCACTCAGGTCCCAGATCGAGCGGATCGTCACCGACGTGACGGGCCAGACGGGGCAGGGGGCGAGCCAGGGCGCCATCGTCCGCGACCTCTCGAAGTTCCTGCACATCCAGAAGGGCACGCTCACGCTCCTGTTCGCGACGGCGACCGCCTACGCCGTCGTGGAGGGGATCGAGGCGGTCGGGCTGTGGCGAGAGCGGCGGTGGGCGGAGTACCTCACGGCCGTGGCCACGGCCGGCTTCCTGCCCTTCGAGGTCCACGAGCTGATCAAGAGGGTCACCGTGCTCCGGGTCGGCGCGCTGGTGCTGAACGTGGCCATCCTGGTCTGGCTGGTGTGGCGCAAGCGCCTGTTCGGCGCCCGGGGCGGGCCCAAGGAAGAGGAGCGCCCGGACCCGGTGGAGCTCTTCTCGCCCCCGGCTCCCGCCACGGCAAGCAGCAGCACGGGTTGA
- a CDS encoding Ku protein, which produces MPRTMWKGAISFGLVSIPIRVFPATEEKSLRFNQLHDKDGGRIKYKRVCATCGEEVPFEHIVKGYEYEKDRYVTLTDEELDSVPLESSRAIDIVQFVDLGEIDPIMFKKTYYLVPEETGVKAYSLLREAMSDDGKVGIAKVSFRDKEHLATLRFVDKVFVLETMYWPDEIRPAEFEELEKDVKVRPQEIQMARTLIENLTEDWDPEQFRDQYREALLGIVEKKVAGEEITVAEEPEETKVVDLMEALKASVEAAKKKSRPASAAKKAPARRKKAAAG; this is translated from the coding sequence ATGCCCAGGACCATGTGGAAAGGCGCCATCTCGTTCGGCCTCGTCTCGATCCCGATCCGCGTCTTCCCGGCGACGGAGGAGAAGAGCCTCCGGTTCAACCAGCTCCACGACAAGGACGGGGGCCGGATCAAGTACAAGCGGGTGTGCGCGACATGCGGTGAAGAGGTGCCCTTCGAGCACATCGTGAAGGGCTACGAGTACGAGAAGGACCGCTATGTCACGCTGACCGACGAGGAGCTCGACTCGGTCCCCCTCGAGTCCAGCCGGGCCATCGACATCGTGCAGTTCGTCGACCTCGGCGAGATCGACCCCATCATGTTCAAGAAGACCTACTACCTAGTCCCCGAGGAGACTGGGGTCAAGGCGTACTCGCTGCTGCGAGAGGCCATGTCGGACGACGGCAAGGTCGGCATCGCCAAGGTCTCGTTCCGGGACAAGGAGCACCTGGCCACGCTGCGCTTCGTCGACAAGGTGTTCGTGCTGGAGACCATGTACTGGCCCGACGAGATCCGGCCCGCCGAGTTCGAGGAGCTGGAAAAGGACGTGAAGGTCCGGCCTCAGGAGATCCAGATGGCCCGGACCCTCATCGAGAACCTGACCGAGGACTGGGACCCGGAGCAGTTCCGGGACCAGTACCGCGAAGCGCTCCTGGGGATCGTGGAGAAGAAGGTCGCCGGCGAGGAGATCACCGTCGCCGAGGAGCCCGAGGAGACCAAGGTCGTGGACCTCATGGAGGCCTTGAAGGCGTCGGTGGAGGCCGCCAAGAAGAAGTCCCGGCCCGCATCGGCCGCGAAGAAGGCTCCCGCCCGCCGCAAGAAGGCCGCCGCCGGGTAG
- the ligD gene encoding non-homologous end-joining DNA ligase, producing MPRAKKDAGPAFTVKFPKELPARREGEYWWLEADGHELRLSNLDKVFWPAEGYTKGDLLAYYFNVAEWILPYLAGRPLTMKRMPNGVTGSFFYEKSAPSHTPDWMRRCPVESDDARNRLIDYLMVDDMAGLLFMVNLGCIEFHPLHSRCDSYNYPDYAFFDLDPFEVEFDDVLAVAMHVKAAVDALGLQAFAKTSGATGVQVYVPIEPRFTHDEVREFVRLIGRMILKADPDRVTMTWEVRRRTGKVFIDHNMNRSGANIAAVYSMRPEPGATVSTPVTWDEVAKRRIRPQSFRIDNVFTRLRKVGDLFRPVLDEPQDLAPVMRALGADLSKAPPMPGVIQGGRSRAASKATTPTPATSASAPAAAAPAHARKRRRETSEEVIARSKDPKLGEYLRKRDFAATPEPPPHVPDTRGDSFVIQKHRATRLHYDTRLERDGVLVSWAVPRGLPVRKGDRRLAVHVEDHPMEYATFEGVIPEGHYGAGPVRIFDSGTYEALEWTDKKVTFRLHGRRYRGAEFHLVKTSTDWLVFLSRPEELDIGRPPPSYVPMMAEGGYEAFDDPGWRFEPKLDGVRTLLYVSMDSTRLVSRRGRDQTAQYPELAPAHEYVTSATAVLDGEIVAMEDGRPSFELLQQRINLASPADIERARRKIPVECFIFDLLYLDGEDLTKLPLEERRELLEPLIVPGHCLTPTLYVDGEGKPLAQAARERGFEGVVAKRLGSRYLSGRRTSDWRKVKLLNRQDCVVLGWTPGTGSRSRTFGALLVGAYDRGKLRWIGQVGTGFTDRMLADLMAQLEPLQRKDPASDDPELRAVKGARFVEPALVCEVEYLEMTSAGKLRAPSYKGLRTDKAPEDCILERPKRASSR from the coding sequence ATGCCGCGAGCGAAGAAGGATGCCGGACCCGCCTTCACGGTGAAGTTCCCCAAGGAGCTGCCGGCCCGGCGGGAGGGCGAGTACTGGTGGCTGGAAGCGGACGGCCACGAGCTCCGGCTGTCCAACCTCGACAAGGTGTTCTGGCCCGCCGAGGGGTACACGAAGGGCGACCTGCTGGCCTACTACTTCAACGTGGCGGAGTGGATCCTGCCGTACCTGGCGGGCCGTCCGCTCACCATGAAACGGATGCCGAACGGCGTCACGGGAAGCTTCTTCTACGAGAAGTCGGCCCCGTCGCACACCCCGGACTGGATGCGCCGCTGCCCCGTCGAGAGCGACGACGCGCGGAACCGGCTCATCGACTACCTGATGGTGGACGACATGGCCGGGCTGCTGTTCATGGTGAACCTGGGGTGCATCGAGTTCCATCCGCTGCACTCGCGATGCGACTCCTACAACTACCCCGACTATGCCTTCTTCGACCTGGACCCGTTCGAGGTCGAGTTCGACGACGTGCTGGCGGTGGCCATGCACGTGAAGGCGGCGGTGGACGCCCTTGGGCTGCAAGCGTTCGCGAAGACGAGCGGCGCGACGGGCGTGCAGGTGTACGTCCCGATCGAGCCGCGGTTCACCCACGACGAGGTCCGCGAGTTCGTGCGGCTGATCGGCCGCATGATCCTGAAGGCCGACCCGGACCGGGTCACCATGACGTGGGAGGTCCGCCGGCGCACCGGCAAGGTGTTCATCGACCACAACATGAACCGGTCCGGCGCGAACATCGCCGCGGTGTACTCGATGCGGCCGGAGCCGGGAGCGACCGTGTCCACCCCGGTGACGTGGGACGAGGTGGCGAAGCGGCGGATCCGGCCCCAGAGCTTCCGCATCGACAACGTGTTCACGCGACTCCGCAAGGTGGGAGACCTGTTCCGGCCGGTGCTGGACGAGCCACAGGACCTTGCTCCAGTCATGCGGGCCCTGGGCGCGGATCTGTCCAAGGCCCCGCCCATGCCCGGCGTGATCCAGGGCGGCCGGAGCCGCGCCGCCTCGAAGGCGACGACGCCGACACCAGCGACGTCGGCATCGGCACCGGCAGCGGCGGCACCGGCCCACGCGCGAAAGCGGCGCCGCGAGACGAGCGAAGAGGTCATCGCCCGATCGAAAGATCCCAAGCTGGGCGAATATCTTCGCAAGCGCGATTTCGCCGCCACCCCCGAGCCTCCTCCGCACGTGCCGGACACCCGGGGAGACTCGTTCGTCATCCAGAAACACCGGGCCACCCGTCTGCACTACGACACCCGCCTGGAACGAGACGGCGTACTGGTGTCGTGGGCCGTGCCCCGGGGGCTGCCGGTCCGAAAGGGCGACCGCCGCCTGGCCGTCCACGTGGAGGACCACCCCATGGAGTACGCGACGTTCGAGGGCGTGATCCCGGAGGGGCACTACGGGGCGGGGCCGGTCCGGATCTTCGACTCGGGCACGTACGAGGCGCTGGAGTGGACCGACAAGAAGGTGACGTTCCGGCTGCACGGGCGTCGGTACCGCGGCGCCGAGTTCCACCTGGTGAAGACGAGCACCGACTGGCTCGTGTTCCTGTCCCGGCCGGAGGAGCTGGACATCGGAAGGCCGCCGCCGTCGTACGTCCCCATGATGGCCGAGGGCGGGTACGAGGCCTTCGACGACCCGGGATGGCGGTTCGAGCCGAAGCTCGACGGCGTCCGGACCCTGCTCTACGTGAGCATGGACTCCACGCGGCTGGTGTCGCGCCGGGGCCGGGACCAGACCGCCCAGTACCCGGAGCTGGCCCCGGCGCACGAGTACGTCACCTCGGCCACGGCCGTGCTGGACGGCGAGATCGTGGCCATGGAGGACGGCCGGCCTTCGTTCGAGCTGCTCCAGCAGCGCATCAACCTGGCCTCACCGGCGGACATCGAGCGGGCCCGCCGGAAGATCCCGGTGGAGTGCTTCATCTTCGACCTCCTGTACCTGGACGGCGAGGACCTGACGAAGCTGCCGCTGGAGGAGCGACGCGAGCTGCTGGAGCCGCTGATCGTGCCTGGGCACTGCCTGACCCCGACCCTGTACGTCGACGGAGAGGGGAAGCCGCTGGCCCAGGCGGCGCGGGAGCGGGGGTTCGAGGGCGTGGTGGCCAAGCGCCTGGGCAGCCGGTACCTGTCGGGACGGCGGACGTCGGACTGGCGCAAGGTGAAGCTGCTGAACCGCCAGGACTGTGTGGTGCTGGGGTGGACGCCCGGCACCGGTTCACGAAGCCGGACCTTCGGCGCGCTGCTGGTGGGAGCCTACGACCGGGGAAAGCTCCGGTGGATCGGGCAGGTGGGCACCGGGTTCACCGACCGGATGCTGGCCGACCTCATGGCGCAGCTCGAGCCGTTGCAGCGCAAGGATCCCGCCAGCGATGACCCCGAGCTTCGAGCGGTGAAGGGCGCCCGCTTCGTCGAGCCCGCGCTGGTGTGCGAGGTGGAATACCTCGAGATGACCAGCGCAGGAAAGCTCCGGGCGCCCTCCTACAAGGGCCTTCGCACGGACAAGGCCCCCGAGGACTGCATCCTGGAGCGACCGAAGCGCGCTTCCAGTCGATGA
- a CDS encoding DUF5319 family protein → MEHDPGGPDFEEHREDGDEEEQTLDPREREDIESDLGDLAGMRMSFAPQGVRGVVIWCPDCEANHYYDWDLLRENLEHMLKTGEPRMHEPAFEPREEDYVQWDYAKGYIDALSDAGIEPGRRIEVKACPWCEAPLETEFAFCPRCGRSLGPARLYRELVDSGMEEREARALLSRSGFEPF, encoded by the coding sequence ATGGAACACGACCCCGGCGGACCGGACTTCGAGGAGCATCGCGAGGACGGCGACGAGGAGGAGCAGACCCTCGATCCCCGGGAGCGGGAGGACATCGAGTCGGACCTCGGCGACCTCGCCGGGATGCGCATGTCGTTCGCACCCCAGGGCGTCCGGGGCGTGGTCATCTGGTGCCCGGACTGCGAGGCCAACCACTACTACGACTGGGACCTCCTGCGGGAGAACCTCGAGCACATGCTGAAGACGGGCGAGCCCCGCATGCACGAGCCGGCCTTCGAGCCCCGCGAAGAGGACTACGTGCAGTGGGACTACGCGAAGGGCTACATCGACGCCCTCTCCGACGCCGGCATCGAGCCCGGCCGCCGCATCGAGGTCAAGGCGTGTCCGTGGTGCGAGGCCCCACTCGAGACGGAGTTCGCTTTCTGCCCCCGGTGCGGCCGGTCGCTCGGCCCCGCCCGCCTCTACCGCGAGCTCGTCGACTCGGGCATGGAGGAACGTGAGGCTCGAGCCCTGCTGTCCCGGTCCGGCTTCGAGCCCTTCTGA
- a CDS encoding PIG-L family deacetylase, whose product MDFARALVVFAHPDDAEFGYGGTVAKWTAEGTEVQYVCITDGSAGSNEPGVTREQMRPIRRREQKAACDVLGVADCAFLGFVDGELEVSLELRRAVTREVRRVRPDVIVASDPTRLWSRNRDYVNHPDHKAAGEAVLCAVMPDAPTRVQFPELLDEGFEPFEVPALWLGSEDADTYVDITQTLDVKLKALACHESQVRPLPYEEWVTRRAAELGSVAGVQYAEGFRTFNFSRGRAEDEESERS is encoded by the coding sequence ATGGACTTCGCGCGCGCCCTGGTCGTGTTCGCCCATCCGGACGACGCCGAGTTCGGCTACGGGGGTACCGTCGCGAAATGGACGGCCGAGGGAACCGAGGTCCAGTACGTCTGCATCACCGACGGCTCCGCCGGCTCCAACGAGCCCGGGGTGACCCGTGAACAGATGCGTCCGATCCGGCGCCGCGAGCAGAAAGCCGCGTGCGATGTGCTCGGGGTCGCCGACTGCGCGTTCCTCGGGTTCGTGGACGGCGAGCTGGAGGTCTCCCTGGAGCTCCGCCGCGCGGTCACTCGGGAGGTCCGGCGGGTCCGCCCCGACGTGATCGTGGCCTCCGACCCCACCCGCCTGTGGAGCCGCAACCGCGACTACGTGAACCATCCCGACCACAAGGCGGCCGGGGAGGCCGTGCTGTGCGCGGTCATGCCCGACGCCCCCACCCGGGTCCAGTTCCCGGAGCTGCTCGACGAGGGCTTCGAGCCGTTCGAGGTCCCGGCCCTGTGGCTGGGCTCGGAAGACGCCGACACCTACGTCGACATCACCCAGACCCTGGACGTGAAGCTCAAGGCGCTGGCCTGCCACGAGTCCCAGGTTCGCCCCCTGCCGTACGAGGAGTGGGTCACGCGCCGCGCGGCCGAGCTGGGGAGCGTGGCCGGCGTCCAGTACGCGGAAGGCTTCCGGACCTTCAACTTCTCCAGGGGTCGCGCGGAGGACGAGGAGAGCGAGCGGTCCTGA
- a CDS encoding HAMP domain-containing histidine kinase, giving the protein MRALPRISKWRPGLVGSFALASLMAFAVLWGALSLVVARQVTRSGEESAQFHAEFVTNSILRYELTAHDLAGPLRGRAYRRLDRFVRARILQPPVVRVKIWSVDGTVLYSDEPRLVGARFDGDPDPVAATGKRTVSEVTDLSEPENAYERGLASKLFATYVPLYLPGASRARPPGGVVELYQDYSLVQATTRSLFHTRLLTLGAGLLILYIVLLPIAFRTSRRVRRQNDLLEEQARRLEVLLAREQQTVGELRRLNQMQSDFAAVASHELRTPLTAILGYVKTLQRPEFEQNPVARREFLAAMERQGDRLFRLVANLLSAAQVENRDTTLDIATFAFGELAEEVREGFHDSAERIRLAISPDLPPIETDRDRVAEILANLVDNSLKYSLAETPVELGATASEGRLRFWVADHGIGIDPVDLDRIFDRFYQTDQSSTRRYGGVGLGLHLVKQLAETLGGTVEVESEPGVGSTFTVTLPLWRGPGPAGNGSAGAQREAESLQQQPQPAAR; this is encoded by the coding sequence ATGCGCGCGCTCCCAAGGATCTCCAAGTGGCGCCCCGGGCTGGTCGGGTCGTTCGCACTGGCCAGCCTGATGGCGTTTGCCGTGCTGTGGGGGGCCCTGTCCCTGGTGGTGGCGCGGCAGGTGACCAGGTCGGGAGAAGAGAGCGCCCAGTTCCACGCGGAGTTCGTGACCAACTCCATCCTGCGCTACGAGCTGACCGCGCATGATCTGGCGGGGCCCTTGCGCGGCCGGGCGTATCGCCGGTTGGACCGGTTCGTCCGGGCCCGCATCCTCCAGCCCCCCGTGGTCAGGGTGAAGATCTGGAGTGTGGACGGCACGGTCCTGTACTCCGACGAGCCGCGGCTGGTGGGGGCTCGCTTCGACGGCGACCCGGATCCGGTGGCCGCGACCGGCAAGAGGACGGTGAGCGAGGTCACCGATCTGAGCGAGCCGGAGAACGCCTACGAGCGGGGCCTCGCCTCCAAGCTCTTCGCGACGTACGTGCCCCTGTATCTCCCGGGGGCCAGCCGGGCCCGGCCGCCTGGCGGCGTGGTCGAGCTGTACCAGGACTATTCGCTGGTCCAGGCCACCACCCGATCGCTGTTCCACACCCGCCTGCTGACCCTTGGCGCCGGGTTGCTGATCCTGTACATCGTGCTGCTGCCGATCGCGTTCCGCACCTCGCGGAGGGTCCGGCGGCAGAACGACTTGCTGGAGGAGCAGGCCCGGCGCCTGGAGGTACTGCTGGCCCGGGAGCAGCAGACGGTGGGGGAACTGCGCCGGCTCAACCAGATGCAGAGCGACTTCGCGGCGGTTGCCTCGCACGAGCTGCGAACGCCGCTCACGGCCATCCTCGGGTACGTGAAGACGCTTCAGCGGCCGGAGTTCGAGCAGAACCCCGTGGCCCGGCGTGAGTTCCTGGCCGCCATGGAGCGCCAGGGAGATCGGCTGTTCCGGCTGGTGGCGAACCTGCTGTCGGCGGCGCAGGTGGAGAACCGGGACACCACCCTCGACATCGCCACGTTCGCGTTCGGCGAGCTGGCGGAGGAGGTTCGGGAGGGCTTCCATGACAGCGCGGAGCGAATCCGGCTGGCGATCTCGCCCGACCTCCCGCCCATCGAGACCGACCGCGACCGGGTGGCGGAGATCCTGGCGAACCTCGTGGACAACTCCCTGAAGTACTCGCTCGCCGAGACGCCGGTAGAGCTGGGGGCCACGGCCTCCGAGGGGCGCCTCAGGTTCTGGGTGGCCGATCACGGGATCGGCATCGATCCGGTGGACCTCGACCGGATCTTCGACCGCTTCTACCAGACCGACCAGTCCAGCACGCGCCGCTACGGCGGAGTCGGGCTGGGGCTGCACCTGGTGAAGCAGCTCGCCGAGACCCTCGGCGGCACCGTGGAGGTGGAGAGCGAGCCCGGGGTTGGGAGCACGTTCACGGTCACCTTGCCGCTGTGGCGTGGCCCCGGCCCGGCCGGGAACGGCTCAGCGGGAGCGCAGCGCGAGGCCGAGTCGCTCCAGCAGCAACCGCAGCCGGCCGCCCGGTAG
- a CDS encoding AAA family ATPase, with protein MTRVIAVANQKGGVAKTTTVAALAAALAERGRSVLAVDLDPQACLTFSMGFDPDDLDPTVHDVLVGRCPLEKAVLGVEAERFDLVPSNIDLAGAEAYLLTRTGREYALRQALEESADDYQIVLLDCPPSLGVLTINALTAADEVVIPLQCETLSQRGVGQLLSTIEDVRRLTNRKLEVSGLLPTMFDSRTNHSREVLEDVGSRYGLRVLDPPVRKSIRFAEAPRDGRSILRFAPSHPGAEAYRELSRQLVPDRR; from the coding sequence ATGACCCGAGTGATCGCGGTGGCGAACCAGAAGGGCGGTGTGGCCAAGACCACGACCGTCGCCGCGCTCGCCGCCGCCCTGGCCGAGCGGGGCCGCTCGGTGCTGGCCGTGGACCTCGATCCCCAGGCCTGCCTCACGTTCAGCATGGGGTTCGATCCCGACGACCTGGATCCGACGGTCCACGACGTCCTGGTGGGCAGATGCCCGCTGGAGAAGGCCGTGCTCGGCGTCGAAGCCGAGAGGTTCGACCTGGTGCCCTCCAACATCGACCTCGCCGGTGCCGAGGCCTACCTCCTCACCCGGACGGGCCGCGAATACGCGCTGCGCCAGGCCCTCGAGGAGTCGGCGGACGACTACCAGATCGTCCTGCTGGACTGCCCGCCCTCACTCGGCGTGCTCACCATCAATGCGCTCACCGCCGCCGACGAGGTGGTGATCCCACTCCAGTGCGAGACCCTCTCGCAACGCGGGGTCGGCCAACTCCTATCGACCATCGAGGACGTCCGGCGGCTCACGAATCGCAAGCTCGAGGTGAGCGGGCTGCTTCCGACGATGTTCGACAGCCGGACCAACCACTCGAGGGAGGTCCTCGAGGACGTGGGGTCGCGCTACGGCCTTCGCGTGCTCGATCCGCCGGTCCGCAAGAGCATCCGGTTCGCGGAGGCCCCCAGGGACGGCCGGAGCATCCTTCGGTTCGCCCCGTCACATCCCGGGGCGGAAGCGTACCGGGAGCTCTCTCGGCAGCTCGTCCCGGACCGGAGGTAG
- the rmuC gene encoding DNA recombination protein RmuC: MNEVGIALVALGVGVVVGTVVALRYRLADRPTGVGSDRSVVLEGKLDAQSAELRRLADGARAQDAEDARLHQELRAARQAVEALRIRDEERRGREAEHAEVVRRLSTVLAGGSAKGRAGENVLREHLAELPPGMLVSDFRVNGKVVEYGLLLPDGRRLPIDSKWPAVRELEALEAATDPAERDLLAREVERVVAGRAREVAAYLDPSITAPVAVAAIPDAAYRVLRRAHAEAFSRGVVIVPYSSALPVLLFLHSLVARYGSVGDVEGCLTELTTLLEVMESVLENKLTRAATMLANGADEFRAQLGKARGSIARARASGLDTPDTARLWGGDAAELLRAVD; this comes from the coding sequence ATGAACGAGGTGGGAATTGCGCTCGTGGCCCTCGGGGTCGGCGTGGTGGTTGGAACGGTGGTCGCGCTGCGCTACCGGCTGGCGGACCGTCCGACGGGAGTCGGGTCCGATCGGTCGGTGGTGCTGGAGGGCAAGCTCGACGCCCAGTCCGCCGAGCTTCGCCGGCTGGCAGATGGGGCACGGGCCCAGGACGCCGAGGACGCCCGGCTGCACCAGGAGCTTCGGGCCGCTCGGCAGGCGGTGGAGGCCCTCCGGATCCGGGACGAGGAGCGTCGGGGGCGGGAGGCCGAGCACGCGGAGGTGGTCCGGCGACTCTCCACGGTCCTCGCCGGCGGCTCCGCGAAGGGACGGGCCGGCGAGAACGTGCTGCGCGAGCACCTCGCCGAGCTTCCGCCCGGCATGCTCGTCTCCGACTTCCGGGTCAACGGGAAGGTCGTCGAGTACGGGCTGCTGCTGCCCGACGGCCGCCGGCTTCCCATCGATTCGAAGTGGCCGGCGGTCCGGGAGCTCGAGGCGCTGGAGGCGGCCACCGACCCCGCCGAGCGGGATCTTCTGGCCCGAGAGGTCGAGCGGGTGGTGGCGGGGCGGGCTCGCGAGGTCGCCGCCTACCTCGACCCCTCCATCACGGCGCCGGTGGCGGTGGCGGCGATCCCGGACGCGGCGTACCGGGTGCTCCGCCGGGCCCACGCGGAGGCGTTCAGCCGCGGCGTGGTCATCGTGCCGTACTCCTCGGCCCTCCCGGTGCTGCTCTTCCTGCACAGCCTGGTGGCCCGGTACGGCTCGGTGGGGGACGTCGAGGGCTGCCTGACGGAGCTGACCACCCTGCTCGAGGTCATGGAGTCGGTCCTCGAGAACAAGCTGACGCGGGCGGCCACCATGCTGGCGAACGGAGCGGACGAGTTCCGGGCGCAGCTGGGGAAAGCCAGGGGGTCGATCGCCCGGGCGCGCGCCTCGGGCCTCGATACCCCCGACACCGCCCGGTTGTGGGGAGGTGATGCTGCCGAGCTGCTGCGTGCAGTGGACTGA